The following coding sequences lie in one Loxodonta africana isolate mLoxAfr1 chromosome X, mLoxAfr1.hap2, whole genome shotgun sequence genomic window:
- the RPS4X gene encoding small ribosomal subunit protein eS4, X isoform: MARGPKKHLKRVAAPKHWMLDKLTGVFAPRPSTGPHKLRECLPLIIFLRNRLKYALTGDEVKKICMQRFIKIDGKVRTDITYPAGFMDVISIDKTGENFRLIYDTKGRFAVHRITPEEAKYKLCKVRKIFVGTKGIPHLVTHDARTIRYPDPLIKVNDTIQIDLETGKITDFIKFDTGNLCMVTGGANLGRIGVITNRERHPGSFDVVHVKDANGNSFATRLSNIFVIGKGNKPWISLPRGKGIRLTIAEERDKRLAAKQSSG; the protein is encoded by the exons ATG GCTCGTGGTCCCAAGAAGCATCTGAAGCGTGTAGCAGCTCCAAAGCATTGGATGCTGGACAAACTGACTGGCGTGTTT GCTCCTCGTCCGTCCACCGGTCCCCACAAACTGAGAGAATGTCTCCCACTGATCATTTTCTTAAGGAACAGACTTAAGTATGCCCTGACAGGAGATGAAGTTAAAAAGATCTGCATGCAGCGATTCATTAAGATTGATGGCAAGGTCCGCACCGATATAACCTACCCTGCTGGTTTTATGG ATGTCATCAGCATCGACAAGACTGGAGAAAATTTCCGTCTGATCTATGACACCAAGGGTCGATTTGCTGTTCATCGTATTACACCTGAGGAGGCGAAG TACAAATTGTGCAAAGTAAGGAAGATCTTTGTGGGCACAAAAGGAATCCCTCATTTGGTGACCCATGATGCTCGCACCATCCGCTACCCTGATCCCCTCATCAAGGTGAATGACACCATTCAGATTGATTTGGAAACTGGAAAGATTACGGATTTCATCAAGTTCGACACTG GTAATCTGTGTATGGTGACTGGAGGCGCTAACCTGGGAAGAATTGGCGTGATCACTAACAGAGAAAGACATCCTGGCTCTTTTGATGTGGTTCACGTGAAAGATGCCAACGGCAACAGCTTTGCCACCCGGCTTTCCAACATTTTCGTTATTGGCAAA GGCAACAAACCATGGATTTCTCTTCCCCGAGGAAAAGGTATCCGGCTCACAATTGCTGAAGAGAGAGACAAGAGACTGGCTGCCAAACAGAGCAGTGGATGA